Within Chloroflexota bacterium, the genomic segment CGATGTGCCGGATCTCGCGCCACGGATCGTGGGTGACGTGCACGCGCGGCGGCTCGTCCGGCGCGACCAGCGTCTCCAGTTGTTTGCGCAGCCGCTGGGCGGGCCGCGCGCCCGCGCTCAGCGTCTCATCCGCATCGACGCGCACCATCCCGACGACCCGTACTTCGCAGCGGCGTGCGCGCGCCAGCGGACGCGCGAGTCTCAGTAGGTTCGCCGCTTCCGTGCGCGACGTGCTCATGACGATGACGGGGCCAACACGCTTAGGCATCAGCGCCTCCTGCCAGCAACGGCTCGATGTGAAGCCGGAAGATCTGGTCCCAGGTGAAAGTGTTCGCGATCTGGCGCTTCAAGCGATAACGGGCGTCTCGTTCCAGCACGTCGCCGATGCGCGCGGCGATCGTCGCCGGCGGCTCGTCGAGTGCAAAGTAGTGCGCCCAGGCGCCTGCCGTCTCGCGAAACGGCGCGATGTCGGCGCAGAAGATCGGCAGGCGCGCCAGCCCCGCCTCCAGGATCGGCAAGCCGAAGCCTTCGCTCTGACTGGGGAATAGCAGCGCGTCGGCCAGCGCGTACAGGTCGCGCCGCGTTCGATTGTCCACCGCGCCGTGCTGCTGCAGGAAGATGATCCGGTCGGCGACGTTCTGCTGCACGGACTGCGCCTGCAGCGCATCGAGGTATGCGCGATTGGTCGGGTTGTGCGGCCCCAGCGGCCCCATGATGATGAGTTTGGGGCCAAGCCCGCTGTCGCGCAGCGCGGCGATAATCTCGATGGCCAGTTCGATGTTCTTGCGACGCGTGATGCGGGCGGGCAACAAGAACAGCGGGTTGGCGGCGGGCAGGTCGAACTGCCGCGCCCAGCGGATCGCCGGGTCGCCCAGTTCCAGGAACTCCGCGGCGTCGATGCCCGGCGGGACGACCGCAATCGCGTCGGCGGGCAGGCCGAGCAGGCCGGCCAGTGCAGCACGGCGGGACGTCGAGACCGTCACATAGCGTGCGCCGGGCCAGGCTTGTCGCAGGAGGTCCCAGGGCCGGCCGTCGTGCAGATCCGGCGCGTAGGTCGGATCGCACCACGCGAGATCATGCGCCCATTGGATCAACTGCATATGGGAGGACTGCGCGCACTCGTGCAGCGCGGCGGTCAATGCAAGATTCTTGTGTAGCGTGGCGATATTGTGGGCGATGCAGATGTCCACGCCGGCCAGCGCCGCCCGCAGCGACTGGCGCAACGC encodes:
- a CDS encoding glycosyltransferase family 4 protein, whose translation is MNKPRIAIVHYSAPPVIGGVESTIAAHARLLADAGYSVQVVAGAGEPCDARVPLVRIDLADSRHPRVTAINRALAAGTVGDEFRAVRSALRQSLRAALAGVDICIAHNIATLHKNLALTAALHECAQSSHMQLIQWAHDLAWCDPTYAPDLHDGRPWDLLRQAWPGARYVTVSTSRRAALAGLLGLPADAIAVVPPGIDAAEFLELGDPAIRWARQFDLPAANPLFLLPARITRRKNIELAIEIIAALRDSGLGPKLIIMGPLGPHNPTNRAYLDALQAQSVQQNVADRIIFLQQHGAVDNRTRRDLYALADALLFPSQSEGFGLPILEAGLARLPIFCADIAPFRETAGAWAHYFALDEPPATIAARIGDVLERDARYRLKRQIANTFTWDQIFRLHIEPLLAGGADA